One Streptococcus sp. DTU_2020_1001019_1_SI_AUS_MUR_006 DNA window includes the following coding sequences:
- a CDS encoding DeoR/GlpR family DNA-binding transcription regulator — protein sequence MLKTERKKLILEELGKHKVVTLEKLVGLLDTSESTVRRDLDELESENKLRRVHGGAELPHSLQEEETIQEKSVKNLQEKKLIAQKAASLIKEKDVIFVDAGSTTAFLIKELERKDITVVTNSIHHAVQLVDKQIPTVIIGGGVKMTTDASIGGVALNQINQLHFDRAFIGMNGVDEGYYTTPDMEEGAVKRAILENAKQTYILADSSKVGQSCFAKVAPIKRAIVITSKGHELLPAIKEKTEVIEV from the coding sequence GTGCTAAAAACTGAGAGAAAAAAGTTGATTTTAGAGGAGCTGGGCAAACATAAAGTCGTTACTTTAGAGAAATTAGTAGGTTTGTTAGATACGTCAGAATCAACGGTTAGACGAGATTTAGATGAATTGGAATCGGAAAATAAACTTCGCCGAGTTCATGGAGGAGCAGAGTTGCCACACTCCTTGCAAGAAGAAGAAACCATTCAAGAAAAATCTGTCAAAAACCTTCAAGAGAAAAAATTGATTGCGCAAAAGGCAGCTTCCCTCATCAAAGAAAAAGATGTTATCTTTGTGGATGCAGGAAGTACAACAGCCTTTCTCATTAAGGAATTGGAGCGAAAAGACATTACTGTTGTGACTAACTCCATTCACCATGCGGTTCAATTAGTGGATAAGCAAATCCCGACAGTTATTATTGGCGGTGGGGTTAAGATGACGACTGATGCCAGCATCGGTGGTGTCGCGCTTAATCAGATTAACCAATTACACTTTGACCGTGCCTTTATCGGAATGAATGGTGTGGACGAAGGTTATTATACAACTCCAGATATGGAGGAGGGAGCTGTCAAGCGTGCTATCTTAGAAAATGCCAAACAAACTTATATTTTGGCGGATTCGTCTAAGGTTGGTCAGTCTTGTTTCGCTAAGGTCGCGCCTATAAAACGAGCAATTGTTATTACAAGCAAGGGTCACGAACTCTTGCCAGCTATCAAAGAAAAAACGGAGGTTATCGAAGTATGA
- a CDS encoding Nramp family divalent metal transporter: MSSHKKVSLSEINQSIDTPNNNHFWQNLKAFLGPGALVAVGYMDPGNWITSVVGGASYKYSLLFVILISSLIAMQLQQMAGKLGIVTQMDLAQATAHHSPKWLRYSLWVILELALMATDLAEVLGSAIALNLLFKIPIMIAILLTVLDVFLLLLLMKFGFKKIEAIVTTLILTILAIFTYLVALSHPSFQGIVEGYLPNATLFESPLPGHESQLTLALGIVGATVMPHNLYLHSSLSQTRKINHKDKNDVRKAVRFMTWDSNLQLSLAFVVNSLLLILGAALFFGHASEISAFSQMYNALQDSTIAGAIASSTLSTLFALALLASGQNSTITGTLTGQIVMEGFLHMRLPQWFIRLATRLFALLPVMIVAVLFGHQEKTLDQLLVYSQVFLSIALPFSIFPLIYLTSKKSLMGEFTNAKWNTILGYIVSIILTILNVKLLFDIF, encoded by the coding sequence ATGTCTTCTCATAAAAAAGTGTCACTCTCTGAGATTAATCAATCTATCGATACTCCAAATAACAATCATTTCTGGCAAAATTTAAAGGCCTTTTTAGGTCCGGGTGCTCTTGTCGCAGTTGGTTATATGGATCCAGGAAACTGGATTACCAGTGTAGTCGGTGGTGCTTCCTATAAGTATAGTCTCTTGTTTGTTATCTTGATTTCATCTCTCATTGCCATGCAACTTCAGCAGATGGCAGGAAAGCTTGGGATTGTAACCCAGATGGACCTGGCTCAAGCAACGGCTCATCATTCACCTAAATGGCTTCGTTATAGTCTATGGGTGATTTTAGAATTAGCCTTGATGGCGACAGATCTGGCAGAAGTTCTAGGTTCAGCGATTGCTCTCAATCTTCTCTTTAAGATTCCGATTATGATAGCAATTCTCTTGACCGTGTTGGATGTTTTTCTCTTATTGCTTCTGATGAAATTTGGCTTTAAGAAGATTGAAGCTATTGTGACAACACTGATTTTAACCATTCTAGCAATTTTTACCTATCTGGTAGCTTTGTCACATCCAAGCTTCCAAGGAATCGTTGAGGGTTATCTACCGAATGCAACCTTATTTGAAAGTCCCTTGCCAGGGCATGAAAGTCAATTAACCTTGGCACTAGGGATCGTGGGAGCAACGGTTATGCCCCATAACCTCTATTTGCATTCTTCCTTGTCTCAAACTCGGAAAATCAATCATAAGGACAAGAATGATGTTCGAAAAGCCGTGCGCTTTATGACCTGGGATTCTAATCTCCAGTTATCCTTGGCCTTTGTGGTTAACTCCCTTCTTTTGATCTTAGGGGCGGCTCTCTTCTTCGGACATGCATCTGAGATTTCTGCTTTCTCTCAAATGTATAATGCCTTGCAGGATTCAACTATTGCGGGAGCTATAGCCAGCTCAACCCTATCAACCTTGTTTGCCTTGGCCCTATTAGCAAGTGGTCAGAATTCGACTATCACAGGTACCTTGACAGGGCAAATCGTTATGGAAGGTTTCTTACATATGCGATTGCCTCAGTGGTTCATTCGTTTGGCGACTCGTCTCTTTGCCTTACTACCTGTCATGATAGTAGCAGTTTTGTTTGGTCATCAGGAAAAAACCTTGGATCAGTTATTGGTCTATTCACAGGTCTTTCTTTCTATCGCTCTTCCATTTTCAATCTTCCCCTTGATTTATCTTACTTCAAAAAAATCACTGATGGGAGAATTTACCAATGCCAAATGGAATACCATCCTTGGTTATATCGTTTCCATTATCTTGACCATCCTCAATGTGAAATTGCTGTTTGATATTTTTTAA